One genomic segment of SAR324 cluster bacterium includes these proteins:
- a CDS encoding ATP-binding protein gives MSLKILIIDSSGTSRDFYKECLASRGHRLHYPEHSENPVTILREALAENKNYQMVLISHSEGLDLLSFVSALRQDFPELEMLIGIEPMDTPRLLALVEARVEVLMLPFTKESLQKRIGIIANRVAQRKQEQEQQQSQKSTMPMVAKSFIQIKMSNNSDKIPDTIKYILDILENQGLTDDDSFRIKLGLSEILINAIAHGNLELSSEELKGQFKNFRQWNKELETRANDPKYINRRVTIDVAFTPGYGTEIRVEDDGKGFDVNKVLKKTSDELETFNLYGRGLSMVQGTCNEVTFNEKGNVTTLKYLLQSGEQE, from the coding sequence ATGTCTCTTAAAATTTTGATTATTGACTCATCTGGGACTTCTCGTGATTTCTATAAGGAATGTCTGGCGTCCAGAGGGCATCGTCTTCATTATCCGGAACACAGTGAAAACCCCGTTACTATTTTGCGGGAAGCACTGGCAGAAAATAAAAACTATCAAATGGTATTGATTTCTCATTCAGAAGGCCTCGACCTGCTTTCGTTTGTATCGGCTTTGCGTCAGGACTTTCCCGAACTGGAAATGCTCATCGGCATTGAACCCATGGATACTCCCAGGTTATTGGCACTCGTGGAGGCCCGGGTTGAAGTCCTGATGCTTCCCTTCACTAAAGAATCACTTCAAAAAAGAATCGGAATCATTGCAAACAGGGTCGCTCAACGCAAACAGGAACAGGAGCAACAACAATCGCAGAAAAGCACCATGCCGATGGTGGCAAAGTCATTCATTCAAATCAAAATGAGCAATAATTCTGATAAAATTCCTGATACGATAAAATACATTCTTGATATTCTGGAAAACCAGGGACTTACAGATGATGATTCTTTCAGGATCAAGTTGGGATTGTCTGAAATTCTGATCAATGCCATTGCTCATGGAAACCTTGAACTCAGCAGTGAGGAGCTGAAAGGTCAGTTCAAAAATTTCAGACAGTGGAACAAAGAATTGGAAACTCGTGCCAATGATCCGAAATACATCAACCGCAGAGTGACCATTGATGTTGCGTTCACTCCGGGATATGGCACAGAAATTCGGGTGGAAGATGATGGCAAGGGCTTTGATGTCAACAAAGTTCTGAAAAAAACTTCTGATGAACTGGAGACGTTCAACTTGTATGGCAGAGGACTTTCCATGGTACAGGGAACCTGCAATGAAGTGACCTTCAATGAAAAGGGAAATGTCACCACACTCAAATATCTGCTCCAGAGCGGAGAACAGGAATGA